The nucleotide sequence ACAGTGAGGAGCATCCCACTATCAAGTGGTTCCGCCGGCACACCTACGTGGGAACTCAGTCAGCTGGAGAGGCATCCTCGTCAACAACGGCCTCCAATTTCAGCACACATATTGTCCGGTACAATGGTCGCACATATGAGCTGCTGTCCACTGACCCCGAAAAATTGATGGCACCCCAGATATATCTCAGCAAGTTGATTCTGGACGGGGTGAGATTGAGAGATGCCGGTCACTACGCCTGCGTGGCCATCAGCTATCGGGGTCACAAGATCCGGGAGGCGTTTCTTGAAGTTCTACCCGTACAGGATGATCCGGATCAGGAGAAGGAGTACTGGTCGGACTACGATAGTGGAGATGAGGGAGTTCCAACTAGCGATCCTCGGGAATTCCTGCTGCTCTTCCTAATGCCCCTGGGATTGGCACTTCTTCCTCTAACCGTATGGTTCAGTTATGTGTTGTACAAACGCTGCTCCGATGGTCATGGTGATTGCCAGCGGATTGATTCGGATGAGGATCTGGACACGGAAAGGTGTGTCCTTGGAGGAAATTAGTACATGGTGCCAATGCCTAAAATTGTGGAAGCTGCATTACGCTTATTAAGACTTTAAATAAAGACTGTATATAG is from Drosophila suzukii chromosome 3, CBGP_Dsuzu_IsoJpt1.0, whole genome shotgun sequence and encodes:
- the LOC108016193 gene encoding uncharacterized protein, which encodes MDPMICDLWSGHIWLLILICFCGFEQSRGFFVDYTENTELIQQRAGFDVKLQCNLQGLVDESMLDDIKIHWYFKQCSENNCHHLESVDEWTALPCEPSLCRPELWLRNVTERYSGLYKCSINPHIWDKAQAVDVQLVRTYQLDVKNTSLAAPEFVDSYPNNKTTLVGSRVVFQCRVHSEEHPTIKWFRRHTYVGTQSAGEASSSTTASNFSTHIVRYNGRTYELLSTDPEKLMAPQIYLSKLILDGVRLRDAGHYACVAISYRGHKIREAFLEVLPVQDDPDQEKEYWSDYDSGDEGVPTSDPREFLLLFLMPLGLALLPLTVWFSYVLYKRCSDGHGDCQRIDSDEDLDTERCVLGGN